CGCCGCGAGCTCGTTCGCGTTCGTCACGGGACCGGACCTCTTGGATACCGCCACGTCGGCCACAGTACGTCGTGGCCGCTCGGGTCCGGTTTCGTGATCGCCCACCGGGAACGCCGGGTGCTAGCCGGCCTTGTTGTAGGCCTCGACGATGTCCTTGTGGATGCGGCCGCGGCTGGAGACCTCGTAGCCGTTGTTTCGGGCCCATTCCCGGATGGCGGCGGTGTGCTCGCGGTCCGGTGCGGTCCGGGTTCCGCTGATCTTGCTGTTGCTCTTGCGGTTTCGGCCCACCTTGCGAGCGGGCTGGGTCCACTGTTCGAAGATCTCACGCAGCGCGGCCGCGTTCTTCGTCGACAGGTCGATCTCGTATTCGACGCCGTCGAGGCCGAAATGCACGGTCTCGTCGGCCTTGGACTTGCCGTCGTAGTCGTCCACCAGCTCGACGATGACCTTCTTGGCCATGAAGCACCCTCCGCTCAGCTCGTATGTGACGCGGCGGAATGCTAATCCGCCGGGCGGCGGGCAACAAATCCGGTCCCCCGACGGGAGTTTCAGGGCTTCCGTTGTTCCGTCGGGCTACGCCGCAGGATCAGGGTCGCCGCTGCGCACAGCAACGCCAAAGCCGCGAACACTATACTGACCAGTACGTTCCGCGTGGTGGACGCTCCGCTGACGGCCGGAGTGGTGATCGCCAGAATCACCGACCCCACGCCGCACAGTGCGAAACTGCCCGCGAACGCCTGCGACTTCCGAGTCTCGAGGGCGCGGGACAGAAACATCGCGGCGACGCTCAAGAACCAGATCGCCATACCGATGCGGAACAGAATGGCCATGGTGTCCCCTGTCTTTCCGGTGCCGCGGCCGTTGCGGAGATCGGTTGGCTCTACGGCACGTTCGTGTCCAGTCCGAGATTATGGCCGACCGTGCCACCGGGCTGTGCAACCGATCTCCATGGCCGCCGATCAGCGGCCGTCCTCGCCGCGCAGGTTGGCCACGGCCCGCGCGAGCACATCGCCGACCAGCCGGACTGCACGCTCGGGAACTCCGGCGAACATGTGATGGGCGGCCTCGGTGAACCGCGGCAGCAGATCGGGAGTCAGCGTCCGGCCCGCGTCGGTGAGCTCGACGACCACCGAGCGCCGGTCGGTGGTGCTGCGCCGGCGGGTCACCAGTTCCTTGGCCTCGAGTCGATCGAGCAATCTGGTCAATCCCGCGGTGTCGGTGCGCAACGCGGTCGCCAGCACGCGCGGCGCGGTCCGCCCGGCCGCGACGCTCACCAGCACGGCCGCCTGCTGCGCGGTGACACCGTAGGGCGCCAGGCGCTGATCCAGCAGGGTCGACAACTAGCTGTCCAGCAGTAATCGACTAGACAGCGAAACCGAACCAGAGGCAGGCGATCAGCAGGACGAGGGTGATCACGAGGACCGCGCGAGTCGTGTAGGTGTGGCGCATGTCCGATCGGCCTTTCAGACGAAGTCGAAGCGTTCGGTGTGGACACGGTCGGCCGGAACTCGCTCGGCGGCCAGCGCGTCCTCTACGGCGGTGACCATCGGAGCCGGCCCGCAGATGAAGTACTGCAGTCGTTCGTAGCGGCGGGGAAGATGACGCGACAGCACGGCCCGGTCGATGAACCCGCGCTCTCCGGACCAGTCCGGGCCGGGTCGCTCGAGGATGTGCACGATGGTCAGGTCGAGCCGTTGCGCCAGCGGCGGCAGTTCGTCGGCGAGTGTGGCAT
The genomic region above belongs to Nocardia spumae and contains:
- a CDS encoding histone-like nucleoid-structuring protein Lsr2 is translated as MAKKVIVELVDDYDGKSKADETVHFGLDGVEYEIDLSTKNAAALREIFEQWTQPARKVGRNRKSNSKISGTRTAPDREHTAAIREWARNNGYEVSSRGRIHKDIVEAYNKAG
- a CDS encoding DUF4149 domain-containing protein, whose translation is MAILFRIGMAIWFLSVAAMFLSRALETRKSQAFAGSFALCGVGSVILAITTPAVSGASTTRNVLVSIVFAALALLCAAATLILRRSPTEQRKP
- a CDS encoding MarR family winged helix-turn-helix transcriptional regulator, with the translated sequence MSTLLDQRLAPYGVTAQQAAVLVSVAAGRTAPRVLATALRTDTAGLTRLLDRLEAKELVTRRRSTTDRRSVVVELTDAGRTLTPDLLPRFTEAAHHMFAGVPERAVRLVGDVLARAVANLRGEDGR